A genomic stretch from Nocardia wallacei includes:
- a CDS encoding anti-sigma factor antagonist (This anti-anti-sigma factor, or anti-sigma factor antagonist, belongs to a family that includes characterized members SpoIIAA, RsbV, RsfA, and RsfB.) — MTDSAEPNRAVTDNSSETRIHIVADARDKATVLRVSGEIDVLTAPVLREAIETAWREGAQPPATIVDLTAVTFLASAGLAVLAGCSRSAPEGARLWVVADKPATSRPITVTGLSELLNLCSTVDEAFEAV, encoded by the coding sequence GTGACCGATAGCGCCGAACCGAATCGTGCAGTGACCGACAACTCCAGCGAGACGCGTATTCACATCGTTGCCGACGCACGGGACAAGGCAACGGTGCTGCGTGTCAGCGGCGAGATCGACGTTCTCACCGCACCGGTGCTACGGGAAGCGATCGAAACCGCTTGGCGCGAGGGCGCGCAACCGCCCGCCACCATCGTCGACCTCACCGCTGTGACGTTTCTCGCCTCGGCCGGGCTGGCGGTGCTCGCCGGCTGCTCCCGGTCGGCTCCCGAGGGCGCGCGGCTGTGGGTGGTCGCCGACAAGCCGGCGACCTCCCGGCCGATCACCGTCACCGGGCTCTCGGAGCTGCTCAATCTCTGCAGCACGGTGGACGAGGCATTCGAAGCGGTCTGA
- a CDS encoding TetR/AcrR family transcriptional regulator: protein MPDEPRPPLNRRSILELAIDLVDREGLHRLTMRRLGAECGVEAMALYRYVHGREDLLSGIVDHLVDRLRTDQLAARRQEDGWQDFLVRLAHGVRQIALDHPELFPLVATRPPEAPWVRPPLRSLQWMETFLDTLLSYGFDDVAAVVAYRSYTTFLLGQLLLEVSARTPSPQADSASGPAPVRDLSAYPQLRRLQPMLAQDQSLEEFEDALEALLDRLEALLTRR from the coding sequence GTGCCCGATGAACCGCGCCCGCCGCTGAATCGCAGGTCGATCCTGGAACTGGCTATCGACCTGGTCGATCGCGAGGGCCTGCACAGGTTGACGATGCGCAGGCTGGGTGCGGAATGCGGGGTCGAGGCCATGGCCCTTTATCGATATGTGCACGGCCGGGAGGATCTGCTCAGCGGAATCGTGGACCATCTGGTGGACCGTTTGCGAACCGATCAACTGGCGGCTCGCCGTCAGGAGGACGGCTGGCAGGATTTCCTGGTGCGGCTGGCGCACGGGGTGCGGCAGATCGCGCTGGATCATCCGGAGTTGTTTCCGCTGGTGGCCACGCGCCCGCCGGAGGCGCCGTGGGTACGCCCGCCGCTGCGCAGCCTGCAGTGGATGGAAACGTTCCTGGATACGTTGCTGTCCTATGGATTCGACGACGTCGCCGCGGTGGTGGCGTATCGGTCGTATACGACGTTCCTGCTGGGGCAATTGCTGCTGGAAGTGTCGGCCCGCACCCCGTCGCCGCAGGCGGATTCGGCATCCGGCCCGGCGCCGGTGCGCGATCTCTCCGCTTACCCGCAATTGCGGCGATTGCAACCGATGCTGGCGCAGGACCAGTCGCTGGAAGAGTTCGAAGACGCCCTCGAGGCTCTGCTGGACCGACTCGAGGCCCTGCTCACCCGCCGTTGA
- a CDS encoding response regulator, with product MTVAGQPIDVLLVEDDPGDELMTREAFADNKIGNTMHVAHDGEEALDFLYRRGDHADAPRPDLILLDLNLPKYDGRQVLATIKSDAELAHIPVVVLTTSAAEEDILRSYKLHANAYVTKPVDLDQFIAAIKQIDEFFVQVVRLPREPNKLGPVL from the coding sequence ATGACCGTGGCAGGCCAACCCATCGACGTCCTGCTGGTGGAGGACGATCCGGGCGATGAGTTGATGACCCGGGAGGCTTTCGCCGACAACAAGATCGGCAACACCATGCACGTCGCCCACGACGGCGAGGAGGCGCTCGACTTCCTGTATCGCCGTGGCGACCATGCCGACGCCCCGCGCCCGGACCTGATCCTGCTGGACCTCAATCTGCCGAAATACGATGGGCGCCAGGTATTGGCGACGATCAAATCCGACGCCGAACTCGCCCATATTCCGGTGGTCGTCCTGACCACGTCGGCGGCCGAGGAGGACATTCTGCGCAGCTACAAACTGCACGCGAATGCCTATGTCACCAAGCCGGTGGATCTGGACCAGTTCATCGCCGCCATCAAGCAGATCGATGAGTTCTTCGTGCAGGTGGTCCGGCTGCCCCGCGAACCGAACAAACTGGGTCCGGTGCTGTGA
- a CDS encoding sensor histidine kinase, with amino-acid sequence MGARPGGLVGRLSVQRWFYVVLASMVLLVIVATGVGVRLLQQTGEVSDRLIDRTEPAATEAYRLQAALMNQQTGVRGYALSANEQFLEPYFQGEQDEARAAARMRSLIGDRPELVAELDAVEQLATQWRTEYALPLIDAVTANSAPAAGPNAVLGGKATFDRLRARFDTQNAELSAAIAADRAELAHTRAVRDWVLGGMVALFLLTGVVSAVLVRRLVTRPLQDLRSASLRVAGGDFEHRIAARGPADLRTMAQTVEAMRRRIVEELASSRAQQQVLARQAEELDEQAVELRRSNAELEQFAYVASHDLQEPLRKVASFCQLLEKRYGDKFDERGTQYLMYAVDGARRMQVLINDLLTFSRVGRLGEDKVVVSLDQALDRALDNLGTAIEESGARVHRPEQLPELHAAPTLLVMLWQNLIGNAVKFRHPDRNPVVRIDCVSEPGDEGEIWRLCVTDNGIGIPDEFSEKVFVIFQRLHGRDEYGGTGIGLALCKKIVEYHGGRIWLDTTYTDGTRLYFTLPANNEDTAATPAEVEGAPA; translated from the coding sequence ATGGGGGCGCGGCCCGGGGGCTTGGTCGGGCGACTGAGCGTGCAGAGGTGGTTTTATGTGGTGCTCGCCAGCATGGTGCTGTTGGTGATTGTCGCTACCGGGGTCGGGGTGCGGTTGCTGCAGCAGACCGGGGAGGTCAGTGATCGGCTGATCGATCGGACGGAACCGGCCGCTACCGAGGCGTATCGGCTGCAGGCCGCGCTGATGAACCAGCAGACGGGCGTGCGGGGATACGCGCTCAGCGCGAACGAGCAGTTTCTGGAACCCTACTTCCAGGGCGAGCAGGACGAGGCCCGGGCGGCCGCGCGGATGCGCAGCCTGATCGGCGACCGGCCGGAGCTGGTCGCCGAACTCGATGCCGTCGAACAGTTGGCGACGCAGTGGCGCACCGAGTACGCCCTGCCACTGATCGATGCCGTCACCGCGAACTCCGCACCGGCGGCGGGCCCGAACGCGGTGCTGGGCGGCAAGGCGACATTCGATCGCCTGCGTGCCCGATTCGATACGCAGAACGCGGAATTGAGCGCCGCGATCGCCGCCGACCGCGCCGAATTGGCGCACACGCGTGCCGTGCGGGACTGGGTCCTGGGCGGCATGGTGGCGCTGTTCCTGCTCACCGGCGTGGTGTCGGCCGTGCTGGTCCGGCGGCTGGTGACGCGGCCGCTGCAGGATCTGCGCTCGGCCTCGCTGCGAGTCGCCGGGGGTGACTTCGAGCACCGCATCGCCGCGCGCGGCCCCGCCGATCTGCGCACCATGGCCCAGACGGTGGAGGCGATGCGGCGGCGCATCGTCGAGGAACTCGCCTCCTCCCGCGCGCAGCAGCAGGTCCTCGCGCGCCAAGCCGAGGAACTCGACGAGCAGGCTGTCGAACTGCGCCGTTCCAACGCCGAACTCGAGCAGTTCGCCTACGTCGCCTCCCACGATCTGCAGGAGCCGCTGCGCAAGGTGGCCTCCTTCTGCCAGTTGCTGGAGAAGCGTTACGGCGACAAATTCGACGAGCGCGGCACGCAATACCTGATGTACGCCGTGGACGGCGCGCGGCGAATGCAGGTCCTCATCAACGACCTGCTCACCTTCTCCCGCGTGGGCCGCTTGGGTGAGGACAAGGTGGTCGTCTCCCTGGATCAGGCGCTGGACCGCGCCCTGGACAACCTCGGCACCGCGATCGAGGAATCGGGCGCGCGGGTGCACCGGCCCGAGCAGTTGCCCGAACTGCACGCCGCCCCGACCCTGCTGGTCATGCTGTGGCAGAACCTGATCGGCAATGCCGTCAAGTTCCGCCACCCCGACCGGAACCCGGTGGTACGCATAGACTGTGTCTCGGAACCCGGTGACGAGGGCGAGATCTGGCGGTTGTGCGTCACCGACAACGGCATCGGCATTCCGGACGAGTTCAGCGAGAAGGTCTTCGTGATTTTCCAGCGGCTGCACGGCCGCGACGAATACGGTGGAACGGGGATCGGTTTGGCGCTGTGCAAGAAGATCGTCGAATATCACGGCGGTCGTATCTGGCTGGACACCACCTACACCGACGGCACTCGACTCTATTTCACACTTCCGGCGAACAACGAAGACACCGCGGCCACCCCGGCCGAGGTGGAAGGAGCACCGGCATGA
- a CDS encoding PP2C family protein-serine/threonine phosphatase — protein MLSRDHGAGAEGALARSARAAAVGDGQEPLVLLVEDDPGDALLVEELAADTAPPLRLLWVRSIREAIEQLDTVLPDCVLLDLNLPDASGMDGLQRVRECADDVAVVVLTGLADEEAGLAAVTAGAQDYLVKGRVEPELLGRAVRYAVQRKQAERATAALRAGQMRARENARLERGLLPTPLLGPSGDVDVVARYRSGRASGLLGGDFYDVVRTGDGSVHVVVGDVCGHGPDEAALGVALRIAWRTLVLAGTTGPQQLRLLEQVLLAERVGTDIFATMTTVTLLPDRTTVQLMRVGHPGLLLHRAESVEWVEVPGCAALGLLPDPIECTVHEMSLPPGAGLLLFTDGLFEGHNGAGDDRLGEEGLLELAGAAAGRDPGPFVDELIAAAEALAEDKGGLADDVAAVYVRWAHDTDESR, from the coding sequence ATGCTTTCCCGAGACCACGGCGCGGGCGCCGAGGGCGCCCTCGCCCGGTCCGCGCGCGCCGCCGCGGTGGGGGACGGTCAGGAGCCGCTGGTGCTCCTGGTCGAGGACGATCCGGGCGATGCGTTGCTGGTGGAGGAGTTGGCCGCCGATACCGCGCCGCCGCTGCGGCTGCTGTGGGTGCGTTCGATCCGCGAGGCCATCGAACAGCTCGACACCGTGCTCCCCGATTGTGTGCTGCTCGATCTGAACCTGCCCGACGCCTCCGGCATGGACGGCCTGCAGCGGGTGCGGGAGTGCGCCGACGACGTCGCGGTGGTGGTGCTCACCGGCCTGGCCGATGAGGAGGCGGGCTTGGCGGCGGTGACCGCCGGCGCGCAGGACTATCTGGTCAAGGGCCGGGTCGAGCCGGAATTGCTGGGCCGTGCCGTGCGCTATGCCGTGCAGCGCAAGCAGGCCGAACGCGCGACCGCCGCGTTGCGGGCGGGCCAGATGCGGGCCCGCGAGAACGCCCGGCTCGAGCGTGGCCTGCTGCCCACCCCGCTGCTGGGCCCGAGCGGGGACGTCGATGTGGTCGCCCGGTATCGCTCGGGCCGCGCGAGCGGATTGCTCGGCGGTGACTTCTACGACGTGGTCCGCACCGGCGACGGGTCGGTGCACGTGGTGGTCGGCGATGTCTGCGGGCACGGCCCGGACGAGGCGGCACTCGGCGTGGCACTGCGAATCGCTTGGCGCACATTGGTTCTCGCCGGAACGACCGGGCCGCAGCAACTCCGGCTGCTCGAGCAGGTGCTGCTCGCCGAGCGCGTCGGCACTGATATCTTCGCGACGATGACCACGGTGACGCTGCTGCCGGACCGTACGACCGTACAGCTGATGCGGGTCGGGCACCCCGGCCTGCTGCTGCACCGAGCCGAGTCGGTCGAATGGGTGGAGGTTCCCGGCTGCGCCGCGCTCGGCCTGCTCCCGGACCCGATCGAGTGCACGGTGCACGAGATGAGCCTGCCGCCCGGCGCGGGCCTGCTGCTGTTCACCGACGGCCTGTTCGAGGGCCACAACGGCGCAGGCGACGACCGGCTCGGCGAGGAGGGCCTGCTCGAGCTGGCCGGCGCGGCCGCCGGACGAGACCCGGGCCCGTTCGTGGACGAACTGATCGCCGCCGCCGAGGCCCTGGCCGAAGACAAGGGCGGCTTGGCCGACGATGTCGCCGCGGTCTACGTCCGCTGGGCCCACGACACGGACGAGTCCCGATGA
- a CDS encoding ATP-binding protein: MRSLVQELLADCEELSTADAVQITDELASNALRHAAAPRTCTIILSDGPRLRIEVADASPIDPRFRSPDATGGLGLVLVAQMSSAWGVIHHGDRKIVWAELTAEQRGNGPPSLCTELHSTPRIN, from the coding sequence TTGCGAAGTCTGGTCCAAGAACTGCTGGCCGACTGCGAGGAGTTGTCCACCGCGGACGCGGTACAGATCACCGATGAACTCGCCAGCAACGCGCTCAGGCACGCGGCAGCACCACGGACCTGCACGATCATCTTGTCGGATGGACCGCGCCTGCGGATCGAGGTCGCCGACGCCTCGCCGATCGACCCCCGGTTTCGTTCGCCGGACGCGACGGGCGGTCTCGGCTTGGTGCTGGTGGCTCAGATGTCCTCGGCGTGGGGTGTGATCCACCACGGCGACCGCAAGATCGTGTGGGCGGAGCTGACCGCCGAACAACGCGGAAACGGCCCGCCGTCGCTATGCACCGAGTTGCATAGTACACCGCGTATCAATTAA
- a CDS encoding PadR family transcriptional regulator has protein sequence MALEHALLVSLTERAGSGYELARRFDKSIGFFWKATHQQIYRVLKRMEQQGWVTGEAVPQDGRPDKKVYRVSAAGRAELARWIAAPSEDIGPLRSELGIKIRAAAHGDLAALLAEVARHRDRHAQRLDVYRLIEKKDFPAPHRLTGTALHQYLVLRGGIRVESGFVEWCDEVLDALRPKGETR, from the coding sequence ATGGCCCTCGAACATGCGCTGCTGGTATCGCTGACCGAGCGCGCCGGTTCGGGCTACGAACTCGCGCGCCGCTTCGACAAATCCATCGGCTTCTTCTGGAAAGCCACCCACCAGCAGATCTATCGCGTCCTCAAGCGCATGGAGCAGCAGGGCTGGGTCACCGGCGAGGCCGTGCCGCAGGACGGCCGCCCCGACAAGAAGGTCTACCGCGTCAGCGCCGCCGGTCGCGCCGAACTGGCCCGCTGGATCGCCGCGCCGAGCGAGGACATCGGCCCGCTGCGCAGCGAACTCGGCATCAAGATCCGCGCCGCCGCCCATGGCGACCTGGCCGCACTGCTCGCCGAGGTCGCCCGGCACCGCGACCGGCACGCCCAGCGGCTCGACGTCTACCGGCTGATCGAGAAGAAGGACTTCCCCGCGCCACACCGCCTGACCGGCACGGCCCTGCATCAATACCTGGTGCTGCGCGGCGGCATCCGGGTGGAGTCGGGCTTCGTCGAATGGTGCGACGAGGTGCTGGACGCGCTGCGACCGAAAGGTGAAACCCGATGA
- a CDS encoding NADPH-dependent 2,4-dienoyl-CoA reductase codes for MTPNPYPHLFRPLTAGGVTLRNRVVMGSMHTGLEDRAWDTNRLAAYFAERARGGVGLIITGGYAPNREGWLLPFGAKLTNKTEAYRHRAITGAVHREGGRIALQILHAGRYAYVPFSVSASSIKAPINPFRPRKLSGKGVERTIDDYVRCAELAKFAGYDGVEVMGGEGYLINQFLAPRTNKRTDEWGGSAANRRRFPVEIVRRMRAAVGDDFLIVFRLSMAEFVEHGQTETEILALATELESAGVSIINTDIGWHEARVPTIVTSVPRAAFVEYTAKIKARVSIPVCASNRINMPEVAEEILTRGDADLVSLARPLLADPEWVVKAQQTRDDEINTCIACNQACLDHAFVHKTVSCLLNPRAGHETELRLLPTRRMRRVAVVGAGPAGLSAAVTLAERGHKVDLFEADDKIGGQFDIARRIPGKEEFNETIRYFTRKLEVSGVRVFLNRRVDAAELVEGRYDHVVLATGVRPRIPDIPGIDHPKVLTYAELVREEKPVGKKVAVIGAGGIGYDVSEYLTVDGHPALKLEEWKQEWGVTSDDPEAPGQLTAPRPSPAAREVVLLQRKSSPFGKSLGKTSGWVHRAALKAKGVEQVGGVNYERVDDRGLHISFGEQRERPTVIECDNVIVCAGQESVRELEAPLRQAGVSVHLIGGADVAAELDAKRAIDQGTRLAAAL; via the coding sequence ATGACGCCCAACCCGTATCCGCATCTGTTCCGGCCGCTCACCGCCGGCGGTGTCACCCTGCGCAACCGGGTGGTGATGGGCTCGATGCATACCGGCCTCGAGGACCGGGCCTGGGACACCAACCGGCTGGCCGCCTATTTCGCCGAGCGGGCCCGCGGCGGCGTCGGGCTCATCATCACCGGCGGCTACGCCCCGAACCGGGAGGGCTGGCTGCTGCCGTTCGGCGCCAAGCTCACCAACAAGACCGAGGCATACCGCCATCGCGCGATCACCGGCGCCGTGCACCGCGAGGGCGGCCGGATCGCATTGCAGATCCTGCACGCGGGCCGCTACGCCTACGTGCCGTTCAGTGTCTCGGCCTCCTCGATCAAGGCTCCCATCAACCCCTTCCGGCCGCGCAAGCTGTCGGGCAAGGGCGTCGAGCGCACCATCGACGACTACGTGCGCTGCGCGGAGCTGGCGAAGTTCGCCGGATACGACGGTGTCGAGGTGATGGGCGGCGAGGGCTACCTGATCAACCAGTTCCTCGCCCCGCGCACCAACAAGCGCACCGACGAGTGGGGCGGCTCGGCGGCGAACCGGCGCCGGTTCCCCGTGGAGATCGTGCGGCGGATGCGGGCCGCCGTCGGTGACGACTTCCTCATCGTCTTCCGGCTGTCCATGGCCGAGTTCGTGGAACACGGCCAGACCGAGACCGAGATCCTCGCGCTGGCAACCGAATTGGAGTCGGCGGGCGTCAGCATCATCAACACCGACATCGGCTGGCACGAGGCCCGGGTACCGACCATCGTAACCTCGGTCCCCCGGGCGGCATTCGTCGAGTACACCGCGAAAATCAAAGCGCGGGTGAGCATTCCGGTGTGCGCGTCGAACCGGATCAACATGCCGGAGGTGGCCGAGGAGATCCTCACCCGCGGCGATGCCGACCTGGTCTCACTCGCCCGGCCGCTGCTCGCCGACCCGGAATGGGTGGTCAAGGCGCAGCAGACCCGGGACGACGAGATCAACACCTGTATCGCCTGCAACCAGGCCTGCCTGGACCACGCCTTCGTCCACAAGACCGTGTCCTGCCTGCTCAATCCGCGGGCGGGGCACGAGACCGAACTGCGACTGCTGCCCACCCGGCGGATGCGGCGGGTCGCGGTGGTCGGCGCGGGCCCGGCCGGGCTGTCGGCGGCGGTCACCCTGGCCGAGCGCGGGCACAAGGTGGACCTGTTCGAGGCCGACGACAAGATCGGCGGGCAGTTCGACATCGCCCGGCGCATCCCCGGCAAGGAGGAGTTCAACGAGACCATCCGCTACTTCACCCGCAAACTCGAGGTCAGTGGGGTGCGGGTGTTCCTGAACCGGCGGGTCGACGCGGCGGAACTGGTCGAGGGCCGCTACGACCACGTGGTGCTGGCCACCGGCGTGCGCCCTCGCATCCCGGACATCCCCGGCATCGACCACCCGAAGGTGCTCACCTACGCCGAACTGGTGCGCGAGGAGAAACCGGTCGGCAAGAAGGTCGCCGTGATCGGCGCGGGCGGAATCGGTTACGACGTCAGCGAATATCTCACCGTGGACGGTCATCCGGCGCTGAAACTCGAGGAGTGGAAGCAGGAGTGGGGCGTGACGAGCGACGATCCGGAGGCGCCCGGACAGCTCACCGCGCCCAGGCCGTCCCCCGCCGCCCGGGAAGTGGTACTGCTGCAACGCAAGTCGTCGCCGTTCGGCAAGAGCCTCGGCAAGACCAGTGGCTGGGTGCACCGGGCGGCGTTGAAGGCCAAGGGCGTCGAGCAGGTGGGCGGGGTCAACTACGAACGCGTCGATGACCGCGGCCTGCACATCAGCTTCGGCGAGCAGCGCGAGCGGCCCACCGTCATCGAATGCGACAACGTGATCGTCTGCGCCGGACAGGAATCCGTGCGCGAGCTGGAGGCGCCCCTGCGACAGGCGGGAGTGTCGGTTCATCTGATCGGCGGCGCCGACGTGGCGGCCGAACTGGACGCCAAGCGCGCCATCGACCAGGGCACCCGGCTGGCGGCGGCGCTGTAA
- a CDS encoding VOC family protein has product MPELVSLGLPGDEKAWTALGFTVDAHGRMPVGAVSCVVGMPPSWGFDELRGDASELGVPELLSENTAAAGPERQLKQLLEHLSDDPGSADKHDRSSTHPNGVTFVDHIVYLVNDLDESVAALADVLGMPPRRRFHPRGPSGPEMAFYRVGEAFIEVVAARQPPSLIGIAFGTPDLDATVAAVRAAGGPIGDPKPAVQGGRIASVWNGHIDWGIAFMEPPVGSGS; this is encoded by the coding sequence ATGCCGGAGTTGGTGAGCCTGGGCCTGCCCGGCGACGAAAAGGCTTGGACCGCACTCGGTTTCACCGTCGACGCGCACGGCAGAATGCCGGTCGGCGCGGTGTCGTGCGTCGTCGGCATGCCGCCGAGCTGGGGGTTCGACGAATTACGCGGCGACGCCTCGGAACTCGGTGTGCCGGAACTGCTCAGCGAGAACACAGCCGCCGCGGGACCGGAGCGGCAGCTGAAACAGTTGCTCGAGCATCTGTCCGACGATCCGGGCAGCGCCGACAAACACGATCGGAGCAGCACCCATCCCAACGGCGTGACCTTCGTCGACCACATCGTCTACCTGGTCAACGATCTGGACGAGTCCGTGGCCGCCCTGGCCGACGTGCTCGGCATGCCGCCGCGCCGCCGCTTCCATCCGCGCGGGCCGTCCGGTCCGGAGATGGCGTTCTACCGGGTGGGCGAGGCCTTCATCGAGGTCGTCGCCGCCCGGCAGCCACCATCGCTGATCGGCATCGCGTTCGGCACACCCGATCTGGATGCCACCGTCGCCGCCGTGCGCGCGGCCGGCGGGCCGATCGGCGACCCGAAACCCGCCGTGCAGGGCGGGCGCATCGCCAGCGTGTGGAACGGCCACATCGACTGGGGCATCGCGTTCATGGAGCCACCGGTAGGCTCCGGGTCGTGA
- the cmrA gene encoding mycolate reductase (Catalyzes the final step in mycolic acid biosynthesis.), whose amino-acid sequence MSLPAPTSENRAVVTGASSGIGTALAEELARRGYSLILVARRGDLLGELAGRLTERYGVVAEVRAVDLSDREQRAPLAEELARREIVILCNNAGVATFGPVAKLDLDFERAVMELNAVAVHDLTLAVLPGMTARGGGGILITGSAAGNMPIPNNATYAATKAFTNSFSESLRGELTGTGINVTLLAPGPVRTDNPDQDEVGSKIPDFIWVSAAYTAKISLDALERNKMRVVPGLISKGMSVAGQYAPRAVTAPIVGTFYKKLGGS is encoded by the coding sequence GTGAGCCTGCCTGCACCGACCTCCGAGAACCGTGCCGTCGTCACCGGAGCCTCCTCCGGCATCGGCACCGCGCTGGCCGAGGAACTCGCCCGGCGCGGATATTCACTGATCCTGGTGGCCCGCCGGGGTGATCTGCTCGGCGAGCTGGCCGGGCGGCTGACCGAGCGATACGGCGTCGTCGCCGAGGTGCGCGCGGTGGACCTGTCCGACCGCGAACAGCGGGCGCCGCTGGCCGAGGAGCTGGCCCGCCGCGAGATCGTGATCCTGTGCAACAACGCCGGAGTCGCGACCTTCGGCCCCGTCGCGAAGCTGGACCTGGACTTCGAACGGGCGGTGATGGAGCTCAACGCGGTCGCCGTGCACGACCTCACGCTGGCCGTGCTGCCCGGCATGACCGCGCGCGGCGGCGGTGGCATTCTCATCACCGGCTCGGCGGCAGGCAACATGCCGATACCGAACAACGCCACCTACGCGGCGACCAAGGCATTCACCAACAGCTTCTCCGAATCGCTGCGCGGCGAACTCACCGGCACCGGCATCAACGTCACCCTGCTCGCGCCGGGCCCGGTCCGCACCGACAACCCCGATCAGGACGAGGTCGGCAGCAAGATCCCCGACTTCATCTGGGTGTCGGCGGCCTACACCGCCAAGATCTCCCTCGACGCGCTCGAGCGCAACAAGATGCGGGTGGTGCCGGGCCTGATCAGCAAGGGCATGAGCGTCGCCGGGCAGTACGCGCCGCGGGCGGTCACCGCGCCGATCGTCGGCACGTTCTACAAGAAGCTCGGCGGTAGCTGA